Proteins co-encoded in one Carassius carassius chromosome 35, fCarCar2.1, whole genome shotgun sequence genomic window:
- the enkur gene encoding enkurin isoform X2: MLLGSGCHRDSCSTTPIPLREQKTPLSTNSGTFSLDFLSLLSLSAIMSDTIYPPESIYNLIPREEEKAMKAPRYMSKFREQVKLEKEVNKAPSKTMGPAKVDVPSPQKYLLKHSKGPKLPEKKPFKYEDDELHSKPPVPARTDKPLMGLHSNKNFIKTNAVENIMTVPRKPQPVYAYTKKGDKQLLENSGLVPKYIKKKDYGQTPEYLLQRREEVKRAQGEYDNYVKERMREGAMKQLSGEERHNILQALKKNWDELHHQYQGLSVVTDTAPKKYRKERLELEMKQLEKDIELIERHKTIYIANN; the protein is encoded by the exons ATGTTGCTCGGTAGTGGTTGCCATAGAGACAGTTGTTCAACAACACCGATTCCATTACGTGAACAAAAAACACCACTGTCTACAAACAGCGGGACGTTTTCTCTTGATTTCCTGTCATTATTGTCTCTCTCAGCCATCATGAGCGACACAATCTATCCTCCAGAGAGCATCTATAACCTTATTCCCAGAGAGGAAGAGAAAGCCATGAAAGCACCCAG GTACATGTCAAAGTTCAGAGAGCAGGTGAAGCTGGAGAAAGAGGTGAACAAAGCTCCCAGTAAAACTATGGGACCAGCAAAAGTGGACGTGCCGTCGCCACAGAAATATCTGCTCAAACACTCCAAGGGACCCAAACTCCCAGAGA agAAACCATTTAAATATGAAGATGATGAGCTACACAGTAAACCACCAGTCCCTGCCAGAACAGACAAGCCGCTCATGGGTCTCCACAGCAACAAGAACTTCATTAAGACCAACGCTGTGGAGAACATCATGACAGTCCCGAGGAAACCCCAGCCTGTGTATGCTTATACCAAGAAGGGGGACAAACAACTGTTGGAGAACTCTGGTCTCGTCCCCAAATACATAAAGAAGAAG GACTATGGCCAAACTCCAGAGTACCTGCTCCAGCGCAGAGAGGAAGTGAAGAGAGCACAAGGAGAATATGACAACTATGTCAAGGAGCGAATGAGAGAAGGGGCCATGAAACAGCTTTCAGGTGAAGAACGCCACAATATCCTGCAG GCTCTGAAGAAGAACTGGGACGAGCTTCATCACCAGTACCAAGGCCTCTCTGTTGTCACAGACACAGCTCCAAAAAAATATAGGAAGGAGCGTCTGGAGCTGGAAATGAAGCAGCTGGAGAAAGATATTGAGCTGATTGAGCGACACAAAACCATCTACATTGCTAATAATTGA
- the enkur gene encoding enkurin isoform X1 yields the protein MLLGSGCHRDSCSTTPIPLREQKTPLSTNSGTFSLDFLSLLSLSAIMSDTIYPPESIYNLIPREEEKAMKAPRYMSKFREQVKLEKEVNKAPSKTMGPAKVDVPSPQKYLLKHSKGPKLPESTCPAFEKPFKYEDDELHSKPPVPARTDKPLMGLHSNKNFIKTNAVENIMTVPRKPQPVYAYTKKGDKQLLENSGLVPKYIKKKDYGQTPEYLLQRREEVKRAQGEYDNYVKERMREGAMKQLSGEERHNILQALKKNWDELHHQYQGLSVVTDTAPKKYRKERLELEMKQLEKDIELIERHKTIYIANN from the exons ATGTTGCTCGGTAGTGGTTGCCATAGAGACAGTTGTTCAACAACACCGATTCCATTACGTGAACAAAAAACACCACTGTCTACAAACAGCGGGACGTTTTCTCTTGATTTCCTGTCATTATTGTCTCTCTCAGCCATCATGAGCGACACAATCTATCCTCCAGAGAGCATCTATAACCTTATTCCCAGAGAGGAAGAGAAAGCCATGAAAGCACCCAG GTACATGTCAAAGTTCAGAGAGCAGGTGAAGCTGGAGAAAGAGGTGAACAAAGCTCCCAGTAAAACTATGGGACCAGCAAAAGTGGACGTGCCGTCGCCACAGAAATATCTGCTCAAACACTCCAAGGGACCCAAACTCCCAGAGAGTACATGCCCCGCATTTG agAAACCATTTAAATATGAAGATGATGAGCTACACAGTAAACCACCAGTCCCTGCCAGAACAGACAAGCCGCTCATGGGTCTCCACAGCAACAAGAACTTCATTAAGACCAACGCTGTGGAGAACATCATGACAGTCCCGAGGAAACCCCAGCCTGTGTATGCTTATACCAAGAAGGGGGACAAACAACTGTTGGAGAACTCTGGTCTCGTCCCCAAATACATAAAGAAGAAG GACTATGGCCAAACTCCAGAGTACCTGCTCCAGCGCAGAGAGGAAGTGAAGAGAGCACAAGGAGAATATGACAACTATGTCAAGGAGCGAATGAGAGAAGGGGCCATGAAACAGCTTTCAGGTGAAGAACGCCACAATATCCTGCAG GCTCTGAAGAAGAACTGGGACGAGCTTCATCACCAGTACCAAGGCCTCTCTGTTGTCACAGACACAGCTCCAAAAAAATATAGGAAGGAGCGTCTGGAGCTGGAAATGAAGCAGCTGGAGAAAGATATTGAGCTGATTGAGCGACACAAAACCATCTACATTGCTAATAATTGA
- the enkur gene encoding enkurin isoform X3 → MLLGSGCHRDSCSTTPIPLREQKTPLSTNSGTFSLDFLSLLSLSAIMSDTIYPPESIYNLIPREEEKAMKAPRYMSKFREQVKLEKEVNKAPSKTMGPAKVDVPSPQKYLLKHSKGPKLPESTCPAFEKPFKYEDDELHSKPPVPARTDKPLMGLHSNKNFIKTNAVENIMTVPRKPQPVYAYTKKGDKQLLENSGLVPKYIKKKDYGQTPEYLLQRREEVKRAQGEYDNYVKERMREGAMKQLSGSEEELGRASSPVPRPLCCHRHSSKKI, encoded by the exons ATGTTGCTCGGTAGTGGTTGCCATAGAGACAGTTGTTCAACAACACCGATTCCATTACGTGAACAAAAAACACCACTGTCTACAAACAGCGGGACGTTTTCTCTTGATTTCCTGTCATTATTGTCTCTCTCAGCCATCATGAGCGACACAATCTATCCTCCAGAGAGCATCTATAACCTTATTCCCAGAGAGGAAGAGAAAGCCATGAAAGCACCCAG GTACATGTCAAAGTTCAGAGAGCAGGTGAAGCTGGAGAAAGAGGTGAACAAAGCTCCCAGTAAAACTATGGGACCAGCAAAAGTGGACGTGCCGTCGCCACAGAAATATCTGCTCAAACACTCCAAGGGACCCAAACTCCCAGAGAGTACATGCCCCGCATTTG agAAACCATTTAAATATGAAGATGATGAGCTACACAGTAAACCACCAGTCCCTGCCAGAACAGACAAGCCGCTCATGGGTCTCCACAGCAACAAGAACTTCATTAAGACCAACGCTGTGGAGAACATCATGACAGTCCCGAGGAAACCCCAGCCTGTGTATGCTTATACCAAGAAGGGGGACAAACAACTGTTGGAGAACTCTGGTCTCGTCCCCAAATACATAAAGAAGAAG GACTATGGCCAAACTCCAGAGTACCTGCTCCAGCGCAGAGAGGAAGTGAAGAGAGCACAAGGAGAATATGACAACTATGTCAAGGAGCGAATGAGAGAAGGGGCCATGAAACAGCTTTCAG GCTCTGAAGAAGAACTGGGACGAGCTTCATCACCAGTACCAAGGCCTCTCTGTTGTCACAGACACAGCTCCAAAAAAATATAG
- the LOC132115935 gene encoding threonine synthase-like 1, producing the protein MIPATFGQLLAKVRKLRTHLPFSQFGSSYFTTAWLSNQISKPLERNILLMGPPGAGKTCVGRIVGRRLGMPVIDIDDDVLERTWGMSVADKLAEIGGDEFIEEEGKAVSNFTATGSVVSLTGSNPLHPDSMQHLKRSGLVFYLDVDTEDIMQRLSQMKVHRIVGQDAGISMREILQYRKQFYEKWLDARVLCGTGDSVEDVADKVLRTLGRYEDSESEMFISTRSQMSSDSKFFSDVVIEGLAPDGGLYVPKKGFPKLEPSEWLRISSMPYAMRAVAILENCIHPMDVSPVELSTMVHRAYGQNFANQVVVPLKHLTDDQYILELFHGPTASFKDLALQLMPQLFVHCLPQMCNYLILVATSGDTGSAVLNGFQNLKDSDRRRIGVLVFFPEKGVSQIQKLQMTGFQEDNAKSISVLSDFDFCQRSIKQMFGDSNLIGHLAVEYATVLSTANSINWARLLPQVVYHCSAYLDLLRNHTLTFGDPIDVCIPTGNFGNAMSALYAKQMGIPIRKVICASNHNCVISDFIASGAYDLRKRKLLVSNSPAIDILKSSNLERFIHHASGGDGNLVRDLFLNLERDRFFKVSETLRQKINLEVQAGWCSEDDCLRAIHEVHATRGYIMDTHTAVGKVVADRMHDKTCPLVICSTAHHGKFAPAVLKALQCQNIPQDPVEQLDKLCTIGGREQMHEALMMNMKDSGDDPHVVCEADFSKLVDEVETMIHDSFLRVQ; encoded by the coding sequence ATGATCCCTGCAACTTTTGGCCAGCTGTTAGCTAAAGTGAGAAAGTTGAGGACCCACCTGCCATTTTCTCAGTTTGGTTCTTCATACTTCACTACAGCATGgctatcaaatcaaatctccaaaCCTCTTGAGAGAAACATTCTCCTGATGGGTCCTCCAGGAGCAGGGAAAACCTGTGTTGGACGGATTGTGGGACGGAGACTAGGGATGCCTGTTATTGATATAGATGACGATGTTCTCGAAAGGACATGGGGAATGAGTGTGGCAGACAAGCTAGCAGAGATCGGTGGAGATGAATTCATTGAAGAAGAAGGAAAAGCGGTATCTAACTTCACTGCTACAGGAAGTGTTGTCTCACTAACCGGCTCCAATCCATTGCATCCAGATTCCATGCAGCATTTGAAGCGATCTGGACTGGTCTTTTATCTGGATGTGGACACAGAAGATATCATGCAGAGACTCTCTCAAATGAAGGTGCATAGGATTGTGGGTCAGGATGCTGGCATTTCTATGAGAGAGATACTGCAGTACAGGAAACAGTTTTATGAAAAATGGCTGGATGCACGAGTCCTTTGTGGGACTGGAGACTCTGTGGAGGATGTGGCTGATAAAGTCCTGAGGACTCTGGGTAGATATGAGGATTCAGAATCAGAGATGTTCATTTCAACAAGGAGCCAAATGTCAAGTGACTCCAAGTTCTTCAGTGATGTTGTCATAGAGGGTCTTGCACCAGATGGAGGGCTTTATGTACCAAAGAAAGGATTCCCCAAACTGGAACCTTCTGAATGGTTGAGAATATCCAGCATGCCATATGCAATGAGAGCTGTGGCCATACTGGAAAACTGTATCCATCCTATGGATGTGTCACCTGTAGAATTGAGCACAATGGTGCATCGCGCTTATGGCCAGAACTTCGCCAATCAAGTGGTTGTACCTCTAAAGCACCTCACTGATGATCAGTACATCCTAGAACTCTTTCACGGCCCCACTGCTTCTTTTAAAGACCTGGCACTGCAGTTAATGCCTCAGCTGTTCGTCCACTGCCTTCCACAGATGTGCAACTACCTGATTCTAGTGGCCACATCTGGAGATACAGGAAGCGCAGTGCTCAACGGTTTCCAGAATCTTAAAGACAGTGACCGTAGGAGGATTGGCGTGCTTGTATTCTTCCCTGAGAAAGGAGTGAGTCAGATTCAGAAGCTACAAATGACAGGATTTCAGGAGGACAATGCCAAGTCCATTAGTGTCCTGTCCGACTTTGACTTCTGCCAGAGGAGCATTAAACAAATGTTTGGGGACTCAAACTTGATCGGACATTTAGCTGTGGAATATGCCACGGTTCTCAGCACCGCAAACTCGATAAACTGGGCTCGACTGCTTCCTCAGGTGGTGTATCACTGCTCAGCATACTTGGACCTGCTCAGAAATCACACGTTGACGTTTGGAGACCCCATTGATGTGTGCATCCCTACTGGAAACTTTGGCAACGCCATGTCAGCACTGTATGCCAAACAAATGGGAATCCCCATACGGAAGGTGATCTGTGCGTCCAATCACAACTGCGTCATATCCGACTTCATCGCCAGTGGAGCGTATGATCTCCGCAAAAGGAAGCTGCTGGTTTCAAACTCTCCTGCCATTGATATCCTGAAATCCTCTAACCTTGAGAGGTTCATACATCACGCATCTGGCGGGGATGGGAACCTGGTCAGAGATCTGTTTTTGAATCTGGAAAGAGATCGTTTCTTTAAAGTATCAGAGACTTTGCGTCAGAAGATAAATCTGGAAGTTCAAGCTGGTTGGTGCTCAGAAGATGATTGTTTGAGGGCCATACATGAGGTGCACGCAACAAGAGGCTACATAATGGACACTCACACAGCGGTTGGTAAAGTAGTCGCCGATCGTATGCATGACAAAACCTGCCCGCTTGTGATATGCTCCACTGCACACCATGGGAAGTTTGCTCCGGCTGTTTTAAAAGCCCTTCAGTGCCAAAATATCCCACAAGACCCTGTTGAGCAATTGGATAAACTCTGCACCATTGGAGGCCGAGAGCAGATGCATGAAGCTCTGATGATGAACATGAAAGACAGTGGAGATGATCCACATGTAGTATGTGAGGCTGACTTCAGCAAGCTTGTAGATGAAGTAGAAACTATGATACACGACTCATTTCTGAGAGTGCAGTGA